In Falco cherrug isolate bFalChe1 chromosome 19, bFalChe1.pri, whole genome shotgun sequence, the genomic stretch CCCACCCAACCACTCACCTTCCCAGAGGTCCACGGTCTGGAAGATGTCTGTGGCAGCAATGCCGTAGCGCTCAGCCGCCTGCAGAAACTGCGAGATCTGCTCCATCTGCTTGAAGGCCATGGCGGATGCCTGGATCTTGGCCACTGGCCCCTGGCCCCGTGGGTGCAGGCTGTTGATGAGCCGACACAGCACCTGGCCATGGGGGGAGCCGCGGGTCAGGGGGtgcagagcagccccctgccccagccggcCCCGGGGGTACTCACGGTGCCGTCCTTCAGCCACTGCTGGAAGCCATCCCTGCCAGGTGCCGGCTGCGCGACATCCCCGCCACACTGCGCCACGATCCACCGCACCAGAATCTGCTCCAGCTCGGGGTCGTACTGCCGGTCGATCTTCTGCTGCACCTCCCGGCTGAGGCCGTATGACGGTCCCCGGTTTGCCATGCTGACGGTGTGC encodes the following:
- the TAGLN2 gene encoding transgelin-2, with product MANRGPSYGLSREVQQKIDRQYDPELEQILVRWIVAQCGGDVAQPAPGRDGFQQWLKDGTVLCRLINSLHPRGQGPVAKIQASAMAFKQMEQISQFLQAAERYGIAATDIFQTVDLWEGKNMACVQRTLMNLGSLAVAKGDGLFVGDPNWFPKKSQENRRVFSEDKLKEGQSVIGLQMGTNRGASQAGMTGYGMPRQIL